A single genomic interval of Trachemys scripta elegans isolate TJP31775 chromosome 3, CAS_Tse_1.0, whole genome shotgun sequence harbors:
- the PRR18 gene encoding proline-rich protein 18 yields the protein MSLPPILPPPAPAAIPAAPRAQPRKPAAPRKAAPPPPAEEKPPRKPRGAPPERAGPFPSSWPCASLQRQQARRPAPAPPQPRGRSCETLCAAAGPEAGAAEAALRFSLSLPPEAALVLQRRSLEKQRGRPSPSSATERLLPGPRSKAAPAVGGSARRGARAGPGSSPGDLRALLKISLLNERHRYDDVEYEEEAAPGAVADEGLVRKCTEWLRGVESAAGRDRADKLETLPHLGAL from the coding sequence ATGTCCCTGCCGCCCAtcctgcctccccccgccccggccgCTATCCCCGCCGCCCCCCGAGCGCAGCCTAGGAAGCCGGCGGCCCCCaggaaggcagcgccgccgccgcCCGCCGAGGAGAAGCCGCCGAggaagccgcggggggcgcccccGGAGCGGGCCggtcccttccccagctcctggccctgcGCCTCTCTGCAGAGGCAGCAAGCGCggaggccggccccggccccgccacaGCCCCGCGGTCGCTCCTGCGAGACCCTGTGCGCGGCGGCGGGGCCGGAGGCGGGGGCTGCAGAGGCCGCTCTGCGCTTCTCGCTCAGCCTCCCCCCCGAGGCGGCCCTGGTGCTGCAGCGCCGCAGCCTGGAGAAGCAGCGGGGGCGGCCGAGCCCCTCCTCAGCCACCGAGCGCCTCCTGCCGGGCCCCCGGAGCAAGGCGGCCCCGGCCGTGGGGGGCTCGGCGCGGAGGGgggcccgggccgggccggggtccagccCCGGGGACCTGCGCGCCCTGCTGAAGATCTCGCTGCTGAACGAGCGGCACCGCTACGACGACGTGGAGTACGAGGAGGAGGCGGCGCCGGGGGCCGTGGCGGACGAGGGGCTGGTGCGCAAATGCACCGAGTGGCTGCGCGGGGTGGAGAGCGCGGCCGGCCGGGACCGGGCCGACAAGctggagaccctgccccacctgGGGGCCCTCTGA